In Crassostrea angulata isolate pt1a10 chromosome 6, ASM2561291v2, whole genome shotgun sequence, a genomic segment contains:
- the LOC128188008 gene encoding coiled-coil domain-containing protein 149-B-like isoform X4 yields MTRFRQTEDDLYNLESKFDSLRNEYLVCKRKLESKCQALLILTKEMGQCRSERDQFKLMAEQLRERYQGLKKQLHGQIPKNFDDSKGGLHRLGEVPLQALLVESREQTKCLQFEVDDLKQKLQDAWGDIKLLREQIARQRVGTTDEGINTRHFPAHEREGLVKQLEDFRVQYTQLERDLQQVLDEKQEQETERDAYKTKYERLNQELNYILKGDERRVVDLDALIMENKYLQERLKQMEEEKSIAMATVSKYKTLLERRKMKSALKLGQSRSGGLIISQKQVQQFLEDKSECSVTPQTVADIKALAGALLDTVNDKNLALSHQRKTNKILGNRISELEKKIKTLEVAGLWNISTSTNLEKLKEECEEVKTLIPQLSQSSEDGVNGNSTPGSSGSSLNSSPQHSSSTPCCVSPSHYTEGSGKSSPLDSLYDSSGKISPRDESSELSLCDTSSVPLSQKSDTSGISHHSDITNDEIYSLTSPDSSTRQISPQSSPNEAIHSNNMASPSLSPKGNTESLDTDDLDLIPEKESSTTNSRHNIGENLLENAETDELLTVSESEDGKLSVEMDDTEEQMNLLMETMTNKMLSVNQKLKVKDTVPSDVCVQSDQEDGEGSSDRPLLGNNEPPRDDLNVEC; encoded by the exons atgacGAGATTTAGACAAACAGAAGATGATCTGTACAATTTAGAGTCAAAATTTGACTCTCTACGCAATGAG TATTTAGTGTGCAAGAGAAAACTTGAAAGCAAATGTCAGGCCTTATTGATTCTTACAAAAGAAATGGGACAATGTCGAAGTGAAAGGGACCAATTCAAGCTCATGGCTGAGCAGCTTCGTGAAAGATACCAAGGTCTTAAGAAACAGTTACATGGACag ATTCCCAAAAACTTTGATGATAGCAAAGGTGGTCTGCATAGATTGGGAGAG GTACCTTTACAAGCTCTGCTTGTTGAATCAAGAGAACAAACCAAATGTCTTCAGTTTGAAGTTGATGACCTGAAGCAAAAACTACAGGATGCATGGGGTGATATAAAG CTGCTAAGGGAACAGATAGCTCGCCAGAGAGTAGGAACAACAGATGAAGGTATTAACACCAGACATTTTCCTGCTCATGAAAGAGAGGGTCTTGTCAAACAGCTAGAAGACTTCAGAGTACAG TACACACAGTTAGAGAGAGACCTGCAGCAGGTGCTTGATGAGAAACAAGAACAAGAGACAGAGAGGGACGCCTATAAAACAAAGTATGAGAGACTGAATCAGGAGCTAAACTACATACTGAAGGGCGACGAGCGACGAGTGGTGGATCTAGATGCACTTATCATGGAGAATAA GTACCTCCAAGAACGACTCAAACAGATGGAAGAGGAGAAATCTATAGCAATGGCCACAGTTTCTAAATACAAG ACACTTTTGGAGAGAAGAAAAATGAAAAGTGCTTTGAAATTAGGACAAAGTCGCAGTGGAGGCCTTATCATTTCTCAGAAACAAG TTCAACAATTTCTGGAGGATAAAAGTGAATGCTCAGTGACCCCTCAGACAGTGGCTGACATCAAAGCATTGGCAGGTGCCCTGTTAGACACGGTCAATGATAAAAACCTGGCTCTCTCCCATCAAAGGAAAACAAACAa AATTTTAGGCAATAGAATATCAGAGCTGGAAAAGAAGATCAAAACATTAGAAGTTGCTGGACTTTGGAATATATCGA CTTCTACAAATTTGGAAAAACTTAAAGAAGAATGTGAGGAGGTAAAGACATTGATACCTCAGCTGTCACAGTCCAGTGAAGATGGAGTGAATGGAAATAGTACCCCGGGATCCAGTGGGAGTTCATTAAACAGCAGCCCCCAACATTCCAGTAGCACCCCCTGCTGTGTCAGTCCCTCACACTACACAGAAGGATCTGGTAAATCTAGTCCTCTGGACTCTCTGTATGACAGCAGTGGTAAAATTAGTCCCAGAGATGAGAGTTCAGAACTTTCCCTCTGTGACACAAGTTCAGTTCCGCTAAGTCAAAAGTCTGATACCAGTGGTATCTCTCACCACAGTGATATCACAAATGATGAGATATATTCCCTTACGTCACCAGACAGCAGTACTAGACAGATATCGCCCCAGTCCTCCCCAAACGAGGCAATCCATAGTAACAACATGGCCTCACCTAGTCTAAGCCCAAAAGGTAACACCGAGAGCCTAGATACAGATGACCTGGATTTGATCCCAGAAAAAGAGAGTTCAACAACAAATTCAAGACACAACAtag GTGAAAATTTGCTGGAAAATGCTGAAACTGATGAGCTTCTTACGGTGTCCGAGAGTGAAGATGGAAAACTTTCGGTAGAAATGGATGATACAGAAGAGCAGATGAATCTGTTGATGGAGACAATGACCAATAAAATGCTAAGTGTGAATCAGAAGTTGAAGGTCAAGGACACTGTCCCTTCAGATGTTTGTGTCCAATCAGACCAGGAGGATGGAGAGGGGTCTTCTGACCGACCATTGCTTGGTAACAATGAACCCCCCAGAGACGACCTTAATGTGGAGTGTTAG
- the LOC128188008 gene encoding coiled-coil domain-containing protein 149-B-like isoform X1, protein MTRFRQTEDDLYNLESKFDSLRNEYLVCKRKLESKCQALLILTKEMGQCRSERDQFKLMAEQLRERYQGLKKQLHGQIPKNFDDSKGGLHRLGEVPLQALLVESREQTKCLQFEVDDLKQKLQDAWGDIKLLREQIARQRVGTTDEGINTRHFPAHEREGLVKQLEDFRVQYTQLERDLQQVLDEKQEQETERDAYKTKYERLNQELNYILKGDERRVVDLDALIMENKYLQERLKQMEEEKSIAMATVSKYKTLLERRKMKSALKLGQSRSGGLIISQKQVQQFLEDKSECSVTPQTVADIKALAGALLDTVNDKNLALSHQRKTNKHFAVRILGNRISELEKKIKTLEVAGLWNISTASTNLEKLKEECEEVKTLIPQLSQSSEDGVNGNSTPGSSGSSLNSSPQHSSSTPCCVSPSHYTEGSGKSSPLDSLYDSSGKISPRDESSELSLCDTSSVPLSQKSDTSGISHHSDITNDEIYSLTSPDSSTRQISPQSSPNEAIHSNNMASPSLSPKGNTESLDTDDLDLIPEKESSTTNSRHNIGENLLENAETDELLTVSESEDGKLSVEMDDTEEQMNLLMETMTNKMLSVNQKLKVKDTVPSDVCVQSDQEDGEGSSDRPLLGNNEPPRDDLNVEC, encoded by the exons atgacGAGATTTAGACAAACAGAAGATGATCTGTACAATTTAGAGTCAAAATTTGACTCTCTACGCAATGAG TATTTAGTGTGCAAGAGAAAACTTGAAAGCAAATGTCAGGCCTTATTGATTCTTACAAAAGAAATGGGACAATGTCGAAGTGAAAGGGACCAATTCAAGCTCATGGCTGAGCAGCTTCGTGAAAGATACCAAGGTCTTAAGAAACAGTTACATGGACag ATTCCCAAAAACTTTGATGATAGCAAAGGTGGTCTGCATAGATTGGGAGAG GTACCTTTACAAGCTCTGCTTGTTGAATCAAGAGAACAAACCAAATGTCTTCAGTTTGAAGTTGATGACCTGAAGCAAAAACTACAGGATGCATGGGGTGATATAAAG CTGCTAAGGGAACAGATAGCTCGCCAGAGAGTAGGAACAACAGATGAAGGTATTAACACCAGACATTTTCCTGCTCATGAAAGAGAGGGTCTTGTCAAACAGCTAGAAGACTTCAGAGTACAG TACACACAGTTAGAGAGAGACCTGCAGCAGGTGCTTGATGAGAAACAAGAACAAGAGACAGAGAGGGACGCCTATAAAACAAAGTATGAGAGACTGAATCAGGAGCTAAACTACATACTGAAGGGCGACGAGCGACGAGTGGTGGATCTAGATGCACTTATCATGGAGAATAA GTACCTCCAAGAACGACTCAAACAGATGGAAGAGGAGAAATCTATAGCAATGGCCACAGTTTCTAAATACAAG ACACTTTTGGAGAGAAGAAAAATGAAAAGTGCTTTGAAATTAGGACAAAGTCGCAGTGGAGGCCTTATCATTTCTCAGAAACAAG TTCAACAATTTCTGGAGGATAAAAGTGAATGCTCAGTGACCCCTCAGACAGTGGCTGACATCAAAGCATTGGCAGGTGCCCTGTTAGACACGGTCAATGATAAAAACCTGGCTCTCTCCCATCAAAGGAAAACAAACAa ACATTTTGCTGTCAGAATTTTAGGCAATAGAATATCAGAGCTGGAAAAGAAGATCAAAACATTAGAAGTTGCTGGACTTTGGAATATATCGA CAGCTTCTACAAATTTGGAAAAACTTAAAGAAGAATGTGAGGAGGTAAAGACATTGATACCTCAGCTGTCACAGTCCAGTGAAGATGGAGTGAATGGAAATAGTACCCCGGGATCCAGTGGGAGTTCATTAAACAGCAGCCCCCAACATTCCAGTAGCACCCCCTGCTGTGTCAGTCCCTCACACTACACAGAAGGATCTGGTAAATCTAGTCCTCTGGACTCTCTGTATGACAGCAGTGGTAAAATTAGTCCCAGAGATGAGAGTTCAGAACTTTCCCTCTGTGACACAAGTTCAGTTCCGCTAAGTCAAAAGTCTGATACCAGTGGTATCTCTCACCACAGTGATATCACAAATGATGAGATATATTCCCTTACGTCACCAGACAGCAGTACTAGACAGATATCGCCCCAGTCCTCCCCAAACGAGGCAATCCATAGTAACAACATGGCCTCACCTAGTCTAAGCCCAAAAGGTAACACCGAGAGCCTAGATACAGATGACCTGGATTTGATCCCAGAAAAAGAGAGTTCAACAACAAATTCAAGACACAACAtag GTGAAAATTTGCTGGAAAATGCTGAAACTGATGAGCTTCTTACGGTGTCCGAGAGTGAAGATGGAAAACTTTCGGTAGAAATGGATGATACAGAAGAGCAGATGAATCTGTTGATGGAGACAATGACCAATAAAATGCTAAGTGTGAATCAGAAGTTGAAGGTCAAGGACACTGTCCCTTCAGATGTTTGTGTCCAATCAGACCAGGAGGATGGAGAGGGGTCTTCTGACCGACCATTGCTTGGTAACAATGAACCCCCCAGAGACGACCTTAATGTGGAGTGTTAG
- the LOC128188008 gene encoding coiled-coil domain-containing protein 149-B-like isoform X3: protein MTRFRQTEDDLYNLESKFDSLRNEYLVCKRKLESKCQALLILTKEMGQCRSERDQFKLMAEQLRERYQGLKKQLHGQIPKNFDDSKGGLHRLGEVPLQALLVESREQTKCLQFEVDDLKQKLQDAWGDIKLLREQIARQRVGTTDEGINTRHFPAHEREGLVKQLEDFRVQYTQLERDLQQVLDEKQEQETERDAYKTKYERLNQELNYILKGDERRVVDLDALIMENKYLQERLKQMEEEKSIAMATVSKYKTLLERRKMKSALKLGQSRSGGLIISQKQVQQFLEDKSECSVTPQTVADIKALAGALLDTVNDKNLALSHQRKTNKILGNRISELEKKIKTLEVAGLWNISTASTNLEKLKEECEEVKTLIPQLSQSSEDGVNGNSTPGSSGSSLNSSPQHSSSTPCCVSPSHYTEGSGKSSPLDSLYDSSGKISPRDESSELSLCDTSSVPLSQKSDTSGISHHSDITNDEIYSLTSPDSSTRQISPQSSPNEAIHSNNMASPSLSPKGNTESLDTDDLDLIPEKESSTTNSRHNIGENLLENAETDELLTVSESEDGKLSVEMDDTEEQMNLLMETMTNKMLSVNQKLKVKDTVPSDVCVQSDQEDGEGSSDRPLLGNNEPPRDDLNVEC, encoded by the exons atgacGAGATTTAGACAAACAGAAGATGATCTGTACAATTTAGAGTCAAAATTTGACTCTCTACGCAATGAG TATTTAGTGTGCAAGAGAAAACTTGAAAGCAAATGTCAGGCCTTATTGATTCTTACAAAAGAAATGGGACAATGTCGAAGTGAAAGGGACCAATTCAAGCTCATGGCTGAGCAGCTTCGTGAAAGATACCAAGGTCTTAAGAAACAGTTACATGGACag ATTCCCAAAAACTTTGATGATAGCAAAGGTGGTCTGCATAGATTGGGAGAG GTACCTTTACAAGCTCTGCTTGTTGAATCAAGAGAACAAACCAAATGTCTTCAGTTTGAAGTTGATGACCTGAAGCAAAAACTACAGGATGCATGGGGTGATATAAAG CTGCTAAGGGAACAGATAGCTCGCCAGAGAGTAGGAACAACAGATGAAGGTATTAACACCAGACATTTTCCTGCTCATGAAAGAGAGGGTCTTGTCAAACAGCTAGAAGACTTCAGAGTACAG TACACACAGTTAGAGAGAGACCTGCAGCAGGTGCTTGATGAGAAACAAGAACAAGAGACAGAGAGGGACGCCTATAAAACAAAGTATGAGAGACTGAATCAGGAGCTAAACTACATACTGAAGGGCGACGAGCGACGAGTGGTGGATCTAGATGCACTTATCATGGAGAATAA GTACCTCCAAGAACGACTCAAACAGATGGAAGAGGAGAAATCTATAGCAATGGCCACAGTTTCTAAATACAAG ACACTTTTGGAGAGAAGAAAAATGAAAAGTGCTTTGAAATTAGGACAAAGTCGCAGTGGAGGCCTTATCATTTCTCAGAAACAAG TTCAACAATTTCTGGAGGATAAAAGTGAATGCTCAGTGACCCCTCAGACAGTGGCTGACATCAAAGCATTGGCAGGTGCCCTGTTAGACACGGTCAATGATAAAAACCTGGCTCTCTCCCATCAAAGGAAAACAAACAa AATTTTAGGCAATAGAATATCAGAGCTGGAAAAGAAGATCAAAACATTAGAAGTTGCTGGACTTTGGAATATATCGA CAGCTTCTACAAATTTGGAAAAACTTAAAGAAGAATGTGAGGAGGTAAAGACATTGATACCTCAGCTGTCACAGTCCAGTGAAGATGGAGTGAATGGAAATAGTACCCCGGGATCCAGTGGGAGTTCATTAAACAGCAGCCCCCAACATTCCAGTAGCACCCCCTGCTGTGTCAGTCCCTCACACTACACAGAAGGATCTGGTAAATCTAGTCCTCTGGACTCTCTGTATGACAGCAGTGGTAAAATTAGTCCCAGAGATGAGAGTTCAGAACTTTCCCTCTGTGACACAAGTTCAGTTCCGCTAAGTCAAAAGTCTGATACCAGTGGTATCTCTCACCACAGTGATATCACAAATGATGAGATATATTCCCTTACGTCACCAGACAGCAGTACTAGACAGATATCGCCCCAGTCCTCCCCAAACGAGGCAATCCATAGTAACAACATGGCCTCACCTAGTCTAAGCCCAAAAGGTAACACCGAGAGCCTAGATACAGATGACCTGGATTTGATCCCAGAAAAAGAGAGTTCAACAACAAATTCAAGACACAACAtag GTGAAAATTTGCTGGAAAATGCTGAAACTGATGAGCTTCTTACGGTGTCCGAGAGTGAAGATGGAAAACTTTCGGTAGAAATGGATGATACAGAAGAGCAGATGAATCTGTTGATGGAGACAATGACCAATAAAATGCTAAGTGTGAATCAGAAGTTGAAGGTCAAGGACACTGTCCCTTCAGATGTTTGTGTCCAATCAGACCAGGAGGATGGAGAGGGGTCTTCTGACCGACCATTGCTTGGTAACAATGAACCCCCCAGAGACGACCTTAATGTGGAGTGTTAG
- the LOC128188008 gene encoding coiled-coil domain-containing protein 149-B-like isoform X2: MTRFRQTEDDLYNLESKFDSLRNEYLVCKRKLESKCQALLILTKEMGQCRSERDQFKLMAEQLRERYQGLKKQLHGQIPKNFDDSKGGLHRLGEVPLQALLVESREQTKCLQFEVDDLKQKLQDAWGDIKLLREQIARQRVGTTDEGINTRHFPAHEREGLVKQLEDFRVQYTQLERDLQQVLDEKQEQETERDAYKTKYERLNQELNYILKGDERRVVDLDALIMENKYLQERLKQMEEEKSIAMATVSKYKTLLERRKMKSALKLGQSRSGGLIISQKQVQQFLEDKSECSVTPQTVADIKALAGALLDTVNDKNLALSHQRKTNKHFAVRILGNRISELEKKIKTLEVAGLWNISTSTNLEKLKEECEEVKTLIPQLSQSSEDGVNGNSTPGSSGSSLNSSPQHSSSTPCCVSPSHYTEGSGKSSPLDSLYDSSGKISPRDESSELSLCDTSSVPLSQKSDTSGISHHSDITNDEIYSLTSPDSSTRQISPQSSPNEAIHSNNMASPSLSPKGNTESLDTDDLDLIPEKESSTTNSRHNIGENLLENAETDELLTVSESEDGKLSVEMDDTEEQMNLLMETMTNKMLSVNQKLKVKDTVPSDVCVQSDQEDGEGSSDRPLLGNNEPPRDDLNVEC, encoded by the exons atgacGAGATTTAGACAAACAGAAGATGATCTGTACAATTTAGAGTCAAAATTTGACTCTCTACGCAATGAG TATTTAGTGTGCAAGAGAAAACTTGAAAGCAAATGTCAGGCCTTATTGATTCTTACAAAAGAAATGGGACAATGTCGAAGTGAAAGGGACCAATTCAAGCTCATGGCTGAGCAGCTTCGTGAAAGATACCAAGGTCTTAAGAAACAGTTACATGGACag ATTCCCAAAAACTTTGATGATAGCAAAGGTGGTCTGCATAGATTGGGAGAG GTACCTTTACAAGCTCTGCTTGTTGAATCAAGAGAACAAACCAAATGTCTTCAGTTTGAAGTTGATGACCTGAAGCAAAAACTACAGGATGCATGGGGTGATATAAAG CTGCTAAGGGAACAGATAGCTCGCCAGAGAGTAGGAACAACAGATGAAGGTATTAACACCAGACATTTTCCTGCTCATGAAAGAGAGGGTCTTGTCAAACAGCTAGAAGACTTCAGAGTACAG TACACACAGTTAGAGAGAGACCTGCAGCAGGTGCTTGATGAGAAACAAGAACAAGAGACAGAGAGGGACGCCTATAAAACAAAGTATGAGAGACTGAATCAGGAGCTAAACTACATACTGAAGGGCGACGAGCGACGAGTGGTGGATCTAGATGCACTTATCATGGAGAATAA GTACCTCCAAGAACGACTCAAACAGATGGAAGAGGAGAAATCTATAGCAATGGCCACAGTTTCTAAATACAAG ACACTTTTGGAGAGAAGAAAAATGAAAAGTGCTTTGAAATTAGGACAAAGTCGCAGTGGAGGCCTTATCATTTCTCAGAAACAAG TTCAACAATTTCTGGAGGATAAAAGTGAATGCTCAGTGACCCCTCAGACAGTGGCTGACATCAAAGCATTGGCAGGTGCCCTGTTAGACACGGTCAATGATAAAAACCTGGCTCTCTCCCATCAAAGGAAAACAAACAa ACATTTTGCTGTCAGAATTTTAGGCAATAGAATATCAGAGCTGGAAAAGAAGATCAAAACATTAGAAGTTGCTGGACTTTGGAATATATCGA CTTCTACAAATTTGGAAAAACTTAAAGAAGAATGTGAGGAGGTAAAGACATTGATACCTCAGCTGTCACAGTCCAGTGAAGATGGAGTGAATGGAAATAGTACCCCGGGATCCAGTGGGAGTTCATTAAACAGCAGCCCCCAACATTCCAGTAGCACCCCCTGCTGTGTCAGTCCCTCACACTACACAGAAGGATCTGGTAAATCTAGTCCTCTGGACTCTCTGTATGACAGCAGTGGTAAAATTAGTCCCAGAGATGAGAGTTCAGAACTTTCCCTCTGTGACACAAGTTCAGTTCCGCTAAGTCAAAAGTCTGATACCAGTGGTATCTCTCACCACAGTGATATCACAAATGATGAGATATATTCCCTTACGTCACCAGACAGCAGTACTAGACAGATATCGCCCCAGTCCTCCCCAAACGAGGCAATCCATAGTAACAACATGGCCTCACCTAGTCTAAGCCCAAAAGGTAACACCGAGAGCCTAGATACAGATGACCTGGATTTGATCCCAGAAAAAGAGAGTTCAACAACAAATTCAAGACACAACAtag GTGAAAATTTGCTGGAAAATGCTGAAACTGATGAGCTTCTTACGGTGTCCGAGAGTGAAGATGGAAAACTTTCGGTAGAAATGGATGATACAGAAGAGCAGATGAATCTGTTGATGGAGACAATGACCAATAAAATGCTAAGTGTGAATCAGAAGTTGAAGGTCAAGGACACTGTCCCTTCAGATGTTTGTGTCCAATCAGACCAGGAGGATGGAGAGGGGTCTTCTGACCGACCATTGCTTGGTAACAATGAACCCCCCAGAGACGACCTTAATGTGGAGTGTTAG